One segment of Bradyrhizobium sp. CB2312 DNA contains the following:
- a CDS encoding DUF2171 domain-containing protein, whose protein sequence is MSQIREHMKIIGKDGADVGTVDRVESNRIKLTKKDSPEGHKDHHHYIDMKYVGAVEGDIVKLSVNADAVPKTEAA, encoded by the coding sequence ATGAGCCAGATCAGAGAACACATGAAAATCATCGGCAAGGACGGTGCAGATGTCGGCACTGTCGATCGCGTCGAGAGCAACCGGATCAAGCTGACGAAGAAAGACAGCCCGGAGGGTCACAAGGACCATCATCACTACATCGACATGAAATATGTCGGCGCCGTCGAGGGCGACATCGTGAAGCTGTCGGTCAATGCCGATGCGGTCCCGAAGACGGAAGCCGCATGA
- a CDS encoding DUF6481 family protein: MSGFREPGFADRQKAAQDARKNLLNKFKSQPGHDDPAVAARRAEREALAAKRAEAKATREAEKAEQKRLEEEAKAAEAARIAREAEEAIARQAELEAEQKAKRDARYAARKAKRK; the protein is encoded by the coding sequence ATGAGTGGATTCAGGGAACCCGGCTTCGCAGACCGGCAAAAGGCGGCGCAGGACGCACGCAAAAATCTTTTGAACAAATTCAAGTCGCAGCCGGGCCACGACGATCCGGCGGTCGCGGCACGACGCGCCGAGCGCGAGGCACTCGCAGCCAAGCGCGCCGAGGCAAAAGCTACGCGGGAGGCCGAAAAGGCCGAGCAGAAGCGCCTCGAGGAAGAGGCCAAGGCCGCTGAAGCCGCGCGGATCGCACGCGAGGCTGAAGAAGCGATCGCGAGGCAGGCTGAACTCGAGGCCGAGCAAAAGGCCAAGCGCGACGCCCGCTACGCCGCCCGCAAGGCCAAGCGCAAGTAA
- a CDS encoding pentapeptide MXKDX repeat protein, translating into MTIRTRIALGISAAALSLGLALSPAAFAQDKMGKDDGMMKKDTMSKDGMKKDTMSKDDGMKKDHMSKDGMKKDDGMMKKN; encoded by the coding sequence ATGACCATTCGTACCCGCATCGCGCTCGGCATCTCGGCTGCCGCTCTCTCGCTCGGCCTTGCGCTGTCGCCGGCCGCCTTCGCCCAGGACAAGATGGGCAAGGACGACGGAATGATGAAGAAGGACACGATGTCCAAGGACGGCATGAAGAAGGATACCATGTCCAAGGACGACGGCATGAAGAAGGACCACATGTCCAAGGACGGGATGAAGAAAGACGACGGGATGATGAAGAAGAACTGA